In Lujinxingia litoralis, a single window of DNA contains:
- a CDS encoding pectin acetylesterase-family hydrolase, with product MKGSQAMRGRWWGALLILIALGGCVLPPGLRRSNNPQVEVELWRPEAGLVPGRWTYVEVEGARCANGSAVGAGFSAGGQQGDLVVYFNGGGACWDALSCGILETAANTDRRYSHEQLAREVYPLEKAGLLSREEGTNPLRDAHFLFVPYCTGDLHAGANTITYPGLGLEGPVHHQGRRNVELFVERARTFFPHVERVWLMGVSAGGYAVTLNFELFKEAFPHAEVHAFADASPWLTLEEERWASWRASWAMTLPAQCQGCLENSQLIPTRLAETYPGSRFALSVFSHDAVISTYFGASPATFNTLLEALVLRYQEGPPNMRVFVAEGGDHETLLQLRTLRGVEERRLEDFFLRWVQGEESEDGPGE from the coding sequence ATGAAGGGGAGTCAAGCGATGCGGGGGCGGTGGTGGGGGGCGCTCCTGATCCTGATTGCGCTGGGGGGCTGTGTGCTGCCCCCGGGGCTGCGGCGCAGCAACAACCCGCAGGTCGAGGTCGAGCTCTGGCGCCCGGAGGCCGGGCTGGTCCCGGGGCGCTGGACCTATGTGGAGGTCGAGGGCGCGCGTTGTGCCAATGGCAGCGCGGTGGGGGCTGGTTTTAGCGCCGGTGGGCAGCAGGGCGACCTGGTGGTCTACTTCAACGGGGGAGGCGCGTGCTGGGATGCGTTGAGTTGCGGCATCCTGGAGACCGCCGCCAATACCGACCGGCGCTACTCCCACGAACAGCTCGCCAGAGAGGTGTATCCCCTGGAGAAAGCCGGGCTCTTAAGCCGCGAGGAGGGGACAAACCCGCTGCGAGACGCGCACTTTCTCTTCGTGCCCTACTGCACCGGCGATCTGCACGCGGGGGCCAACACCATCACCTATCCCGGGCTGGGGCTGGAGGGGCCGGTGCACCATCAGGGGCGCCGTAACGTCGAGCTCTTTGTGGAGCGCGCCCGCACGTTTTTTCCCCACGTGGAGCGGGTCTGGTTGATGGGGGTGAGCGCCGGGGGCTACGCCGTGACGCTGAACTTTGAGCTCTTCAAAGAGGCCTTCCCCCACGCCGAGGTTCACGCCTTTGCCGACGCTTCGCCGTGGCTCACCCTGGAGGAGGAACGCTGGGCAAGCTGGCGCGCGAGCTGGGCGATGACCCTCCCTGCTCAATGCCAGGGCTGCCTGGAAAACAGCCAGCTCATCCCCACGCGTCTGGCCGAGACCTACCCCGGGTCCCGCTTCGCGCTCTCGGTCTTCTCCCATGACGCGGTGATTTCCACCTACTTCGGTGCGTCGCCGGCCACCTTCAACACCCTGCTGGAGGCGCTGGTGCTCCGCTATCAGGAGGGCCCTCCCAATATGCGGGTGTTTGTGGCCGAGGGCGGAGACCACGAGACGCTTCTGCAGCTTCGAACCCTGCGGGGCGTCGAGGAGCGCCGCCTGGAGGACTTTTTCCTGCGCTGGGTGCAGGGAGAGGAGTCCGAAGATGGGCCCGGGGAGTAG
- a CDS encoding bifunctional metallophosphatase/5'-nucleotidase: MIWQPRTLTAALASLALVACSTGPATPDAPPIEEPSAAQFAEPVNLRIIAFNDFHGALEGPSGKVRVDGESVETGGAAYLAAHIAAERQAADHALVLAAGDLIGASPLISALLHDEPTIEVMNALGLDASAVGNHEFDEGYQELLRINEGGCHPTAGCREGYTYQGPEFSYLAANVHITGEEDSLLPPYIIRDFDGVKVAIIGMTLEDTPSAVVPTAVEGLSFGDEVETVNALLPELEAAGVATAIVLLHEGGSVTGDSDDISACDEVEGPIIPIAEAMPPLVSVILTGHTHEAYLCEFGGKLVTGAKSFGRVITAIDMTIDRQTGEVLSRSARQRAVTRDVEPAAEVASIIEDYAAIANPLAERTVGQLTSEFSRERDASGQSPLGMVIADAQLAATASAEVGNAQIAFINPGGIRASLAPDAEGNISFAALHTAQPFGNTLVTMTLTGSQLHELLEQQWINPDRTHMLGVSRGFSYTWDASAPRGERVDPASITLHGEPLKMDENYRVTVNNFLSTGGDGFAVLPRGTERVVGPIDLDALVTYVETSGPLSAPEETRVTVVGGAN; encoded by the coding sequence ATGATCTGGCAACCCCGCACCCTGACCGCCGCGCTCGCTTCGCTCGCGCTCGTGGCCTGTTCCACCGGCCCGGCCACCCCTGACGCCCCGCCGATCGAAGAACCATCGGCCGCGCAGTTTGCCGAGCCGGTCAACCTGCGCATCATCGCGTTCAACGACTTTCACGGCGCTCTGGAGGGGCCCTCGGGCAAGGTCCGGGTCGATGGCGAGTCGGTGGAGACCGGCGGCGCGGCGTATCTGGCGGCGCATATCGCTGCGGAGCGTCAGGCCGCCGACCATGCCCTGGTGCTGGCCGCCGGCGATCTCATCGGTGCCTCCCCGCTGATCTCGGCGCTCCTGCACGACGAGCCGACCATCGAGGTGATGAACGCCCTGGGGCTGGACGCCTCGGCGGTGGGTAACCACGAGTTCGACGAGGGCTACCAGGAGCTCCTTCGCATCAACGAGGGCGGCTGCCATCCCACCGCCGGATGCCGCGAGGGCTACACCTACCAGGGCCCGGAGTTCTCGTACCTGGCGGCCAACGTGCATATCACCGGCGAAGAAGACTCCCTGCTTCCGCCCTACATCATCCGGGATTTCGACGGCGTGAAGGTCGCCATCATCGGCATGACCCTGGAAGACACGCCCTCGGCCGTGGTGCCCACCGCCGTGGAGGGGCTCTCGTTTGGTGACGAGGTCGAGACGGTCAACGCGCTGCTCCCCGAGCTCGAAGCCGCCGGGGTGGCCACCGCCATCGTGCTCTTGCATGAGGGGGGCTCGGTCACCGGCGACTCTGACGACATCAGCGCGTGCGACGAGGTCGAAGGCCCGATCATCCCGATCGCCGAGGCGATGCCCCCGCTGGTCTCGGTGATCCTCACCGGCCACACCCACGAGGCCTACCTCTGTGAGTTCGGCGGCAAACTGGTCACCGGCGCCAAGTCGTTTGGGCGCGTGATCACCGCCATCGACATGACCATCGACCGCCAGACCGGCGAAGTCCTCTCGCGCAGCGCGCGCCAGCGCGCGGTCACCCGCGACGTGGAACCCGCCGCCGAGGTTGCCTCGATCATCGAGGACTACGCGGCCATCGCCAACCCGCTGGCCGAGCGCACCGTCGGGCAGCTCACCTCCGAGTTCAGCCGCGAGCGCGACGCCTCTGGCCAGTCTCCCCTGGGCATGGTCATCGCCGATGCCCAGCTGGCCGCGACCGCCAGCGCCGAGGTCGGCAATGCTCAGATTGCCTTCATTAACCCGGGCGGCATCCGCGCCTCGCTTGCACCGGACGCCGAGGGCAACATCAGCTTCGCCGCTCTGCACACCGCGCAGCCCTTTGGCAACACGCTGGTGACCATGACGCTGACCGGGAGCCAGCTCCACGAGCTTCTGGAGCAGCAGTGGATCAACCCGGATCGCACCCACATGCTGGGCGTCTCCCGGGGCTTTAGCTACACCTGGGACGCCAGCGCCCCGCGCGGCGAACGCGTAGACCCGGCCAGCATCACCCTCCACGGTGAGCCCCTGAAGATGGATGAAAACTACCGGGTGACGGTCAACAACTTCCTGAGCACCGGCGGCGACGGCTTTGCCGTGCTGCCCCGGGGCACCGAGCGGGTGGTGGGCCCCATCGACCTCGACGCGCTGGTGACCTACGTCGAGACTTCCGGGCCGCTTTCGGCTCCGGAGGAGACGCGCGTGACGGTGGTTGGCGGCGCCAACTAA
- a CDS encoding acyl-CoA desaturase, whose product MENHPNDRQPVEILWINALFLIGTPLLAAILAPLYISANGVHWSEPVAMFALWILSGLGITAGYHRMFSHRAWWAAKPVRVALLIFGAAAWQNSVIAWSAGHRYHHRDVDTDDDPYTITRGFWYAHMLWVIIKGNRHDDFDNVPDLWKDPLCAWQHKHYNAISIAFNLGVPLLLGVLTGNILGMLLWAGLLRIVFVHHATFFINSLAHMWGSRPWTQEHSARDNAVLAFFTFGEGYHNFHHTFPGDYRNGVRWWQFDPTKWLIWTLDRVGLATNLKRSSFDRRLRRRWSHLHERYQEQRVHWEEQLQAQFDEACARFESALDEARALHRDLSRRAEELHTEAARELRLARREAERRVLAEFREFKRMLNESSQLAPTIA is encoded by the coding sequence ATGGAAAACCACCCTAACGACCGCCAACCTGTAGAGATCCTCTGGATCAATGCGCTTTTTCTGATCGGCACGCCTCTACTGGCAGCGATCCTGGCCCCGCTCTACATCAGCGCCAACGGGGTGCACTGGAGCGAGCCGGTCGCGATGTTTGCGCTGTGGATTCTCAGCGGCCTGGGCATCACCGCCGGCTACCACCGCATGTTTTCCCACCGCGCCTGGTGGGCGGCCAAGCCGGTGCGCGTGGCTCTGCTCATCTTCGGAGCGGCCGCCTGGCAAAACAGCGTCATCGCCTGGTCGGCCGGCCACCGCTACCACCACCGCGATGTCGACACCGACGACGACCCCTACACCATCACCCGCGGCTTCTGGTACGCGCACATGCTCTGGGTGATCATCAAGGGCAACCGTCACGACGATTTTGATAACGTCCCCGACCTCTGGAAGGACCCGCTCTGCGCCTGGCAGCATAAGCACTACAACGCCATCAGCATCGCCTTTAACCTGGGCGTTCCCCTGCTGCTGGGCGTGCTCACCGGCAACATCCTGGGCATGCTCCTGTGGGCCGGGCTGCTGCGCATTGTCTTTGTGCACCACGCCACCTTCTTCATTAACTCGCTGGCCCATATGTGGGGCTCGCGCCCCTGGACCCAGGAGCATAGCGCGCGGGACAACGCCGTGTTGGCCTTCTTTACCTTTGGCGAGGGCTACCACAACTTTCACCACACCTTCCCGGGCGACTACCGCAACGGGGTGCGCTGGTGGCAGTTCGACCCGACCAAATGGCTGATCTGGACGCTGGATCGGGTGGGCCTGGCGACCAACCTTAAGCGCAGCTCCTTTGATCGCCGTCTGCGCCGCCGCTGGAGTCACCTCCACGAGCGTTATCAGGAGCAGCGCGTCCACTGGGAGGAGCAGCTCCAGGCGCAGTTCGACGAGGCCTGCGCGCGCTTTGAGTCGGCGCTGGACGAGGCCCGCGCGCTGCACCGCGACCTAAGCCGCCGTGCCGAAGAGCTGCACACTGAGGCGGCCCGCGAGCTTCGCCTGGCGCGACGAGAGGCGGAGCGCCGGGTGTTGGCGGAGTTCCGCGAGTTTAAGCGTATGCTCAACGAGAGCTCGCAGCTGGCGCCGACCATCGCCTGA
- the recO gene encoding DNA repair protein RecO — MATRISPAFILRTVDYGERDVIVTLLGRDAGRFSAIARSARTSRKRFGGALQPLRLVEAVYTSPVRGDLATLQELEVSEDYPGLEERLETLSAASYATELVRETWREGEDARAMFELLRQLFTFLPRCDDDVAILSLVHHFELRLLSLYGLAPSIAGCARCGTAAQELDRARFARSGEGLLCEPCRHPGEAVGVVHPSTLELLLHFEDPAHAPPTPLPGEALAQAERVIDTSIDSLVTRQLSARAMFRSLLRI, encoded by the coding sequence ATGGCCACCCGCATCTCACCCGCCTTCATTTTACGCACCGTCGACTACGGGGAGCGCGACGTGATCGTCACGCTGCTGGGGCGAGATGCCGGGCGCTTCTCGGCGATCGCGCGCAGCGCCCGCACCAGCCGCAAGCGCTTTGGCGGAGCGCTTCAGCCGCTGCGTCTGGTGGAGGCCGTCTACACCTCACCGGTCCGCGGCGACCTGGCCACGCTCCAGGAGCTGGAGGTCAGCGAGGACTATCCGGGCCTGGAAGAGCGCTTGGAAACCCTGAGCGCGGCGAGCTACGCCACCGAGCTCGTCCGGGAGACCTGGCGGGAGGGTGAAGATGCTCGCGCGATGTTTGAACTTTTGCGCCAGCTCTTCACCTTCCTTCCCCGCTGCGACGATGATGTCGCCATCCTGAGCCTCGTGCATCATTTTGAGTTGCGCCTGCTCAGCCTGTACGGGCTGGCCCCCTCGATCGCCGGCTGCGCGCGCTGTGGCACGGCGGCTCAAGAGCTCGACCGGGCGCGTTTTGCCCGCAGTGGCGAGGGTCTGCTCTGCGAGCCCTGCCGCCACCCTGGCGAGGCGGTGGGTGTGGTTCATCCCTCCACCTTAGAACTTTTATTGCACTTTGAAGATCCCGCACACGCGCCGCCCACTCCCCTGCCGGGAGAGGCCCTTGCACAGGCGGAGCGGGTCATTGATACTTCGATTGACTCGCTGGTCACTCGCCAATTAAGCGCTCGAGCGATGTTTCGTTCCCTCCTTCGCATCTAA
- a CDS encoding DUF6918 family protein — translation MTSLTERLSQVDRQKVINDTAALIEREVAAKSGISGMAIKGGYKVVKKVKPNMIEEAIDNLLDSFTGALNPLYQDYVENAALSTFEAYLKQHEDRAANDLLSITDARAERADNKLLKSTYGKLRGQAEKHVKEALPEVGRLIDRYAPKDA, via the coding sequence ATGACCTCGCTTACCGAACGCCTCTCCCAGGTTGACCGCCAGAAAGTGATCAACGACACCGCGGCACTGATTGAGCGCGAGGTTGCCGCCAAGTCCGGCATCTCGGGCATGGCGATTAAAGGCGGCTACAAGGTCGTCAAGAAGGTCAAGCCCAACATGATCGAAGAGGCCATCGACAACCTCCTCGATTCCTTCACCGGCGCGCTCAACCCGCTCTACCAGGACTACGTGGAGAACGCCGCGCTTTCCACCTTTGAAGCCTACCTCAAGCAGCACGAAGATCGCGCCGCCAACGATCTCTTGAGCATCACCGATGCCCGCGCCGAGCGCGCCGACAACAAGCTGCTGAAGTCGACCTACGGCAAGCTGCGCGGCCAGGCCGAGAAGCACGTCAAAGAAGCGCTCCCCGAGGTCGGCCGCCTCATCGATCGTTACGCCCCGAAAGACGCCTGA